A single Cyprinus carpio isolate SPL01 chromosome A6, ASM1834038v1, whole genome shotgun sequence DNA region contains:
- the LOC109091084 gene encoding CCA tRNA nucleotidyltransferase 1, mitochondrial: MWSKLFIRPSFINRVHHLTWSHRLLVTMQLKTKEFESLFTDGLVGIAEIFEKNQFELRIAGGAVRDLLSGKRPEDVDFATTATPEEMKGMFQAAGVRMINNKGEKHGTITARLHEENFEVTTLRVDVQTDGRHAEVEFTTDWQKDAERRDLTINSMFLGLDGTLYDYFQGYEDLKNRKVRFVGSASLRIQEDYLRILRYFRFYGRVATEPGQHEPETLEAIRENGRGLAGISGERIWVELKKMLVGNHADHLLELVYELGLAQYTGLPADGSVEEMKQIWQKAHDSSPKPMTILAALFRSQEDVEKLDLRLKLSREEKNLGLFLVKYRRDLVKGQDEHDSMKMYTDFIIDSREPDSQSKVLELLKYQGEKKLLAELSRWSIPRFPVSGHDLRKLGFTSGKEIGTILQELRDTWKKSHYQMSKEELLATLSTS; encoded by the exons ATGTGGTCTAAATTATTTATTCGCCCCTCGTTTATCAACCGAGTTCATCATCTCACGTGGAGTCACAGGTTATTAGTCACAATGCAACTGAAAACTAAAGAGTTCGAGTCCTTATTTACCGACGGGCTGGTTGGGATTGCTG aaatatttgaaaagaacCAGTTTGAGCTGAGGATTGCAGGAGGTGCGGTGCGGGATCTTCTGTCAGGAAAACGGCCTGAAGATGTGGATTTTGCCACCACAGCTACTCCAGAGGAAATGAAGGGCATGTTCCAGGCAGCAGGAGTCAGGATGATAAACAACAAAGGCGAGAAACACGGGACCATTACTGCCAGG cTTCATGAAGAGAACTTTGAAGTGACCACTTTGCGAGTGGATGTACAGACCGATGGGCGGCACGCAGAGGTGGAGTTTACCACAGACTGGCAGAAGGATGCAGAGCGCAGAGATCTCACCATCAACTCCATGTTTCTTG GACTGGATGGGACTCTCTATGATTATTTCCAAGGATACGAGGACCTCAAGAACAGGAAAGTGAGGTTTGTCGGCAGCGCCTCACTACGGATCCAAGAGGACTACCTTCGAATTCTGAGATACTTCAG ATTTTATGGTCGGGTGGCAACTGAGCCTGGGCAACATGAACCCGAGACTCTGGAGGCAATAAGAGAGAATGGCAGAGGATTGGCAGGAATCTCAGGTGAGAGGATCTGGGTGGAGCTGAAGAAGATGCTGGTTGGAAACCATGCTGATCACCTGCTGGAGCTTGTCTATGAGTTGGGCCTTGCCCAGTACACAG GTCTTCCAGCAGATGGCAGTGTTGAGGAGATGAAGCAGATCTGGCAGAAGGCTCATGACAGCTCTCCTAAACCCATGACTATCCTGGCTGCTCTCTTCCGAAGCCAGGAGGATGTGGAGAAACTGGATCTGCGACTGAAACTATCCAGAGAGGAGAAAAACTTGGGCCTGTTCCTGGTCAAATACAGGCGAGATCTCGTTAAGGGACAGGACGAACATGACAGCATGAAAATGTACACAGATTTCATCATTGAT TCTAGAGAGCCGGACTCCCAGAGTAAAGTGCTGGAGCTGCTGAAGTATCAGGGAGAAAAGAAACTCTTAGCTGAGCTGAGCAGGTGGTCCATCCCACGCTTCCCAGTGAGTGGCCATGACCTACGCAAACTGGGTTTTACCTCAGGTAAAGAAATCGGCACCATCCTTCAGGAGCTGAGGGACACATGGAAGAAGAGCCACTATCAGATGAGCAAAGAGGAACTCCTGGCCACCCTCAGCACATCCTGA